From a single Drosophila sulfurigaster albostrigata strain 15112-1811.04 chromosome 3, ASM2355843v2, whole genome shotgun sequence genomic region:
- the LOC133843734 gene encoding transcriptional protein SWT1-like isoform X1, with amino-acid sequence MERKLQANANDVKRTSDDDKIQNLIVNNMRQRQSRGFQAPAQERLERLQLKLISGRITKEKHVPKRPTRSATSSGFSNIGKSSSSLRNLLLSESMQCAVAASPSPSSSYNSNPFAKSTEGNRIIESSGGIRSAWAKPKALIDASNRLHHNRPLISANCRLTLLQSSLQETQRNDNENNNNNVLPNNAMTDDDEPMEIEPMDIDPEPEEEQSAVVDDNDEKPKLDNGIADDVNKKASEELPKRMVDHMYYVLDTNILMENLSFVDDLSHLALGNSKGSMLFIPYVVIKELDGIKDRRSEDDASKRSAARKAIRYLNDKFDKSLRIQGQSAVEDAEHLIEVDGGDDRVVNCCVQLSAQVPKLTLLTNDANLRLKAKTSSIAVASSSDLLSRYHKDFGGLQS; translated from the exons atggaaagaaaatTACAAGCTAACGCTAATGACGTGAAAAGAACATCAGATGACgataaaattcaaaatcttatagTCAACAATATGCGTCAACGTCAAT CACGTGGCTTCCAAGCACCAGCTCAGGAACGTCTCGAGCGTCTGCAGTTGAAGCTCATAAGTGGTCGCATCACCAAGGAGAAGCATGTCCCCAAAAGACCCACAAGAAGCGCCACAAGCTCCGGATTCAGCAATATTGGCAAGTCCAGTTCATCGCTGCGGAATTTATTGTTAAGCGAAAGCATGCAatgcgctgttgctgcttcacCTTCTCCaagcagcagctacaattCGAATCCATTTGCCAAGTCAACTGAGGGCAACAGAATCATCGAAAGCAGCGGCGGCATAAGAAGTGCATGGGCCAAGCCTAAAGCGCTGATTGATGCCAGCAATAGGCTGCACCACAATCGTCCTCTGATAAGCG CCAACTGCCGTCTAACTTTGCTACAATCATCGCTACAGGAGACGCAACGCAACGAtaacgaaaataataataacaatgtgCTGCCAAATAACGCAATGACCGATGATGATGAACCCATGGAAATTGAACCCATGGATATAGACCCAGAGCCGGAGGAGGAACAGTCAGCAGTCGtcgatgataatgatgag AAACCCAAACTGGATAATGGAATTGCGGATGATGTGAACAAGAAAGCTAGTGAAGAGCTGCCCAAGCGAATGGTTGATCACATGTATTACGTGCTGGACACTAATATACTCATGGAGAATCTATCGTTTGTCGACGATCTCAGTCATTTGGCGTTGGGCAATAGCAAAGGCAGCATGCTCTTTATACCGTATGTTGTCATTAAGGAGCTGGACGGGATCAAGGATAGACGTAGCGAGGATGACGCAAGCAAGCGTTCGGCTGCCAGAAAAGCTATACGTTATCTCAACGATAAGTTTGACAAAAGCCTAAGAATTCAGG GTCAATCTGCGGTGGAGGATGCAGAGCACCTGATTGAGGTTGATGGTGGAGATGATAGAGTTGTGAATTGCTGCGTCCAGCTAAGCGCTCAAGTGCCCAAATTGACGCTACTCACCAACGATGCCAATTTGCGACTCAAAGCAAAGACATCGTCCATCGCAGTTGCCTCGAGCTCAGATTTATTAAGTCGATATCACAAGGACTTTGGCGGCTTGCAGTCATAA
- the LOC133843734 gene encoding uncharacterized protein LOC133843734 isoform X2 has product MERKLQANANDVKRTSDDDKIQNLIVNNMRQRQSRGFQAPAQERLERLQLKLISGRITKEKHVPKRPTRSATSSGFSNIGKSSSSLRNLLLSESMQCAVAASPSPSSSYNSNPFAKSTEGNRIIESSGGIRSAWAKPKALIDASNRLHHNRPLISANCRLTLLQSSLQETQRNDNENNNNNVLPNNAMTDDDEPMEIEPMDIDPEPEEEQSAKPKLDNGIADDVNKKASEELPKRMVDHMYYVLDTNILMENLSFVDDLSHLALGNSKGSMLFIPYVVIKELDGIKDRRSEDDASKRSAARKAIRYLNDKFDKSLRIQGQSAVEDAEHLIEVDGGDDRVVNCCVQLSAQVPKLTLLTNDANLRLKAKTSSIAVASSSDLLSRYHKDFGGLQS; this is encoded by the exons atggaaagaaaatTACAAGCTAACGCTAATGACGTGAAAAGAACATCAGATGACgataaaattcaaaatcttatagTCAACAATATGCGTCAACGTCAAT CACGTGGCTTCCAAGCACCAGCTCAGGAACGTCTCGAGCGTCTGCAGTTGAAGCTCATAAGTGGTCGCATCACCAAGGAGAAGCATGTCCCCAAAAGACCCACAAGAAGCGCCACAAGCTCCGGATTCAGCAATATTGGCAAGTCCAGTTCATCGCTGCGGAATTTATTGTTAAGCGAAAGCATGCAatgcgctgttgctgcttcacCTTCTCCaagcagcagctacaattCGAATCCATTTGCCAAGTCAACTGAGGGCAACAGAATCATCGAAAGCAGCGGCGGCATAAGAAGTGCATGGGCCAAGCCTAAAGCGCTGATTGATGCCAGCAATAGGCTGCACCACAATCGTCCTCTGATAAGCG CCAACTGCCGTCTAACTTTGCTACAATCATCGCTACAGGAGACGCAACGCAACGAtaacgaaaataataataacaatgtgCTGCCAAATAACGCAATGACCGATGATGATGAACCCATGGAAATTGAACCCATGGATATAGACCCAGAGCCGGAGGAGGAACAGTCAGCA AAACCCAAACTGGATAATGGAATTGCGGATGATGTGAACAAGAAAGCTAGTGAAGAGCTGCCCAAGCGAATGGTTGATCACATGTATTACGTGCTGGACACTAATATACTCATGGAGAATCTATCGTTTGTCGACGATCTCAGTCATTTGGCGTTGGGCAATAGCAAAGGCAGCATGCTCTTTATACCGTATGTTGTCATTAAGGAGCTGGACGGGATCAAGGATAGACGTAGCGAGGATGACGCAAGCAAGCGTTCGGCTGCCAGAAAAGCTATACGTTATCTCAACGATAAGTTTGACAAAAGCCTAAGAATTCAGG GTCAATCTGCGGTGGAGGATGCAGAGCACCTGATTGAGGTTGATGGTGGAGATGATAGAGTTGTGAATTGCTGCGTCCAGCTAAGCGCTCAAGTGCCCAAATTGACGCTACTCACCAACGATGCCAATTTGCGACTCAAAGCAAAGACATCGTCCATCGCAGTTGCCTCGAGCTCAGATTTATTAAGTCGATATCACAAGGACTTTGGCGGCTTGCAGTCATAA